Proteins from a genomic interval of Trifolium pratense cultivar HEN17-A07 linkage group LG6, ARS_RC_1.1, whole genome shotgun sequence:
- the LOC123892293 gene encoding uncharacterized protein LOC123892293: protein MYNLVVYKVSRHALGYIHEEAKRVEEVGMDSKKLDEINNHWKKLVFNDREDVEQQVDDYSCLAEWNAIQERLRTVDVPMKAQIREQLRQIAFPHSTSLKPPVVVGKNKGVKRKGAYEESSMTRSPSYWEHVEVQFPPSQSSQATSSSSKQKGARTGEVNPIEDRHIPFLDAMPLFMHSHIEDIVDVDGDGFCGFRVIALDTRNNQADYELIRLTLQKELGKHKDEYLTIFGSMERYQYLYDAFFPPTRRSSRRMAPREKWLTFPDMGHIIASCFNKVVVLLTKSERSGASETFFPLRDTPPQDPDSKILCIGGVPDHFVYVKLKQHCPLPPTCKTWTKYCTQEASSWQTSFVDRQADFVALMDNEKGDVVPKRNLQKGDSKECPIDCL from the exons ATGTACAATTTAGTGGTTTATAAGGTTTCAAGACATGCATTGGGTTACATTCATGAAGAAGCCAAGAGGGTTGAGGAAGTTGGCATGGATAGCAAAAA GCTGGATGAGATTAACAACCATTGGAAGAAGTTGGTTTTCAATGACCGGGAGGACGTTGAACAACAAGTTGATGACTATTCTTGCTTGGCGGAGTGGAACGCTATTCAG gaGCGTTTGAGAACAGTCGATGTCCCCATGAAAGCACAAATTAGAGAACAGCTGCGACAAATTGCATTCCCACACTCTACGTCGTTGAAACCTCCGGTTGTGGTTGGAAAGAATAAAGGTGTAAAAAGAAAGGGTGCTTACGAGGAAAGTTCGATGACTCGGTCTCCTTCCTATTGGGAGCATGTGGAGGTGCAATTTCCGCCTAGCCAATCATCACAAGCAACATCATCGTCTTCTAAACAAAAGGGTGCACGTACCGGTGAAGTTAATCCAATCGAAGATCGACATATTCCATTTCTTGATGCAATGCCATTGTTCATGCATTCGCATATTGAGGATATAGTTGATGTCGATGGTGATGGCTTTTGCGGATTTCGTGTTATTGCTTTGGATACTCGCAACAATCAAGCTGATTATGAGCTAATTAGACTAACCTTGCAAAAGGAGCTAGGTAAGCACAAAGACGAATATTTGACGATATTTGGTTCTATGGAGCGTTATCAATATCTATATGACGCTTTCTTTCCACCAACGAGAAGGTCTAGTCGGCGCATGGCACCTAGAGAAAAGTGGTTAACGTTTCCAGACATGGGCCACATCATTGCCTCCTGCTTCAACAAGGTAGTAGTGTTGTTGACTAAGAGTGAAAGGTCTGGAGCTAGTGAAACTTTTTTTCCATTGCGAGACACTCCTCCACAAGACCCGGATTCTAAGATTTTATGTATCGGAGGGGTTCCAGATCATTTTGTCTATGTTAAGTTGAAGCAACATTGTCCATTACCTCCGACCTGTAAGACGTGGACTAAATATTGTACGCAGGAAGCTTCTTCGTGGCAGACTAGTTTCGTGGATAGACAAGCGGATTTCGTGGCATTGATGGATAATGAAAAAGGCGATGTTGTTCCGAAACGTAATCTTCAAAAGGGAGACTCTAAAGAATGTCCAATTGATTGCTTGTAG